The Oikeobacillus pervagus DNA segment TAAGGGTGGACAATTAGTTCGTTCTGCTGGTACTTCAGCGCAAGTATTGGGTAAAGAAGGTAAATATGTACTTGTACGTCTAGCTTCTGGTGAAGTTCGTATGATTTTAGCTACTTGTCGTGCTACTGTAGGTCAAGTAGGAAATGAACAGCATGAATTGGTTACTGTAGGTAAAGCAGGTCGTTCAAGATGGTTAGGCAAACGCCCAACAGTTCGTGGATCTGTTATGAACCCTAATGACCATCCACATGGTGGTGGGGAAGGACGTACTCCAATTGGACGTAAATCTCCTGTTACACCTTGGGGTAAACCAACTATTGGTTACAAAACTCGTAAGAAAAACAACAAATCCGACAGTCTTATTGTACGTCGTCGTAAAAAATAACGGGGTTGAACTACGGTTCATCAAAAGAACCGTAGAACAATCACGAAGGGAGGTACCATTATGGGTCGTAGTTTAAAAAAGGGACCTTTTGTTGATGAGCATTTAATGAGCAAAATTGAAAAATTGAATGAAACAGACGGAAAACAAGTAATCAAAACTTGGTCACGTCGTTCTACAATTTTCCCTAATTTCATTGGCCATACAATTGCTGTTTATGATGGACGTAAACATGTACCTGTATATGTTACGGAAGATATGGTTGGGCATAAACTAGGTGAATTCGCGCCAACTCGTGCATATAGAGGCCATGCTAGTGATGATAAGAAAACAAGACGTTAATGAGAGGAGGGTATCCTAATGCAAGCAAAAGCTGTTGCTAGAACAGTACGTGTTGCTCCTCGTAAAGCCCGTTTAGTCGTTGATTTAATTCGAGGAAAACAAGTAGGAGAAGCTGTTGCGATTTTACGTCATACGCCGAAAACTGTTTCTCCAATCATTGAAAAAGTATTAAAGTCTGCTATGGCAAACGCAGAACATAACTATGATTTAGATGTGAATAATCTTGTTGTAGAACAAGCATATGTAAATGAAGGTCCTACATTAAAGAGATTTCGCCCACGTGCTCAAGGACGTGCGAGCCAAATTAATAAAAGAACAAGCCACATTACAATCGTGGTATCAGAAAAGAAGGAGGGATAATTCGTGGGTCAAAAAGTACATCCTAATGGAATGCGTGTTGGTGTTATTCGTGATTGGGAATCAAAATGGTTTGCTGAAAAAGACTACGCAGATCTTTTACACGAAGATATCAAAATTCGCGAATACATTACAAAACGCCTTGCAGATGCATCTGTTTCACGTGTAGAAATTGAACGTGCTGCAAACAGAATCAACATTACAGTACAAACTGCTAAACCTGGTATGGTAATTGGTAAAGGTGGTACTGAAGTTGAAGCATTACGTAAATCATTAAATCAATTAACTGGTAAAAGAGTTCACATTAATATTGTTGAAATTAAGAAAGCTGATCTTGATGCGAAGCTTGTTGCTGAAAACATCGCTCGTCAATTAGAAAACCGTGTTTCTTTCCGTCGTGCTCAAAAGCAAGCGATCCAACGTACAATGCGTGCTGGTGCGAAAGGTATTAAAACAATGGTTTCTGGTCGTCTTGGCGGTGCAGATATCGCTCGTTCTGAACACTATAGTGAAGGTACAGTTCCACTTCATACTCTTCGCGCTGATATTGACTATGCACATGTAGAAGCTGATACAACATACGGCAAACTCGGTGTTAAAGTATGGATTTACCGTGGAGAAGTCCTTCCTACGAAAAAGAAAACTGAGGAAGGAGGAAAATAAATCATGTTACTTCCAAAACGTGTAAAATACCGTCGTGAACATCGCGGTAAAATGCGTGGTCGCACAAAAGGTGGGGCAGAAGTTTCTTTTGGTGAATACGGTTTACAAGCTGTAGAAGCTTCATGGATCACAAACCGCCAAATTGAAGCAGCACGTATTGCGATGACTCGTTATATGAAACGTGGCGGTAAAGTGTGGATTAAAGTTTTCCCTCATAAACCATATACAGCAAAACCATTAGAGGTCCGCATGGGTTCCGGTAAAGGTGCTCCTGAAGGTTGGGTAGCTGTTGTAAAACCTGGAAAAATCTTATTTGAAATTGCAGGTGTAGATGAAGAAACTGCACGTGAGGCATTACGTCTTGCTGCTCACAAACTTCCAATTAAATGTAAGTTTGTAAAACGAGAAGAAATTGGTGGTGAATCTAATGAAGGCTAATGAAATTCGTGAACTAACCACTGCCGAAATTGAACAAAATGTAAAATCATTAAAAGAAGAATTATTTAACCTTCGCTTCCAACTAGCGACTGGTCAGCTTGAAAATACAGCTCGTATTCGTGAAGTACGCAAAGCGATCGCTCGTATGAAAACTGTAATCCGTCAAAGAGAGATCGGTGTTAACAACTGATAATGGAGAGGAGGTTCGCGAAAAATGAGTGAACGTAACCAACGCAAAGTTTATACTGGCCGTGTTGTATCCGACAAAATGGATAAAACAATTACAGTTCTAGTAGAAACTCATAAAAAACACTCACTTTACGGCAAACGCGTTAAGTACTCAAAAAAATATAAAACTCATGATGAGTTAAACGAAGCAAAAATTGGCGATATCGTAAGAATTATGGAAACTCGTCCACTTTCTGCTACAAAACGTTTCCGTCTAGTTGAAGTTGTAGAAAAAGCAGTTATTATCTAATACATTGTTCGGAAATATTTTTCATTCCGAAAGGAGGTAACCAAAATGATCCAACAAGAATCTCGTTTGAAAGTCGCTGACAACTCAGGTGCACGTGAAGTATTAACGATTAAAGTTCTTGGAGGTTCTGGCCGTAAAACCGCTAATATTGGTGATGTGATTGTTTGTACAGTGAAACAAGCAACACCAGGAGGCGTTGTCAAAAAAGGTGACGTTGTTAAAGCGGTTGTTGTAAGAACTAAACGTGGTGTTCGTCGTAATGACGGTTCATATATTCGTTTTGATGAAAATGCTTGCGTTATTATCCGCGATGATAAAGGACCACGTGGAACTCGTATCTTCGGACCAGTTGCTCGTGAATTACGTGACAGCAATTTCATGAAAATCATTTCATTAGCTCCAGAAGTTATTTAATTTGAAATATTATCTGGCCGTTCAAGGAGGTGCGATAAAATGCATGTAAAAAAAGGCGATAAAGTAATGGTCATCACGGGAAAAGATAAAGGAAAAACTGGTATCGTATTAGCAGCTTATCCTAAAAAAGACCGTGTTATTGTAGAAGGCGTGAACATCGTAAAAAAACACTCAAAACCTTCTCAAATCAATCCACAAGGTGGGATCATTAGCCAAGAGGCACCTGTTCACGTTTCTAACGTGATGCCTTTAGATCCAAAGTCAAATGAGCCGACTCGCGTAGGTTATAAAGATGTAGACGGTAAAAAAGTTCGTGTAGCTAAAAAATCTGGTGAATTATTAGATAAATAGTCTGAAATGAAGGGAGGTACACTAAATGAACCGCCTAAAAGAAAAGTTCAATAAAGAAATTAGTCCAGCTTTAATGCAAAAGTTTAATTATAAATCAGTTATGCAAGTACCTACAATTGAAAAGATCGTTGTGAATATGGGTGTCGGTGATGCAGTCCAAAATGCGAAAGCATTGGATAACGCTGTTGAAGAATTAGCTCTTATCACTGGGCAAAAACCTGTAATAACACGTGCGAAAAAATCAATTGCTGGTTTCCGTTTACGTGAGGGAATGCCAATTGGTGCAAAAGTAACTTTACGCGGTGAGCGTATGTATCAATTTCTAGACAAATTAATTTCTGTTTCTCTTCCACGTGTACGTGATTTCCGTGGTGTATCTAAAAAAGCTTTTGATGGTCGCGGTAACTACACTCTTGGAGTAAGAGAACAACTTATTTTCCCTGAAATTGATTATGATAAAGTAACAAAAGTTCGTGGTATGGACATCGTTATTGTAACAACTGCTAACACAGATGAAGAATCTCGTGAATTATTAGCACAATTCGGAATGCCATTCAAAAAGTAATCGCTATTAAAAGGGAGGCGAAAACGTGGCTAAAAAATCAATGGTAGCGAAACAAAAACGTACTCAAAAGTATCAAGTTCGTGAGTATACTCGTTGTGAACGTTGTGGACGTCCTCATTCAGTATATCGTAAGTTTAAACTTTGCCGTATTTGTTTCCGTGAACTTGCATACAAGGGACAAATTCCAGGCGTTAAAAAAGCTAGCTGGTAATACCCAACTCGGGAAGGAGGTAATCAATTATGGTAATGACTGATCCTATTGCAGAT contains these protein-coding regions:
- the rpsS gene encoding 30S ribosomal protein S19; this translates as MGRSLKKGPFVDEHLMSKIEKLNETDGKQVIKTWSRRSTIFPNFIGHTIAVYDGRKHVPVYVTEDMVGHKLGEFAPTRAYRGHASDDKKTRR
- the rplV gene encoding 50S ribosomal protein L22, translated to MQAKAVARTVRVAPRKARLVVDLIRGKQVGEAVAILRHTPKTVSPIIEKVLKSAMANAEHNYDLDVNNLVVEQAYVNEGPTLKRFRPRAQGRASQINKRTSHITIVVSEKKEG
- the rpsC gene encoding 30S ribosomal protein S3, which translates into the protein MGQKVHPNGMRVGVIRDWESKWFAEKDYADLLHEDIKIREYITKRLADASVSRVEIERAANRINITVQTAKPGMVIGKGGTEVEALRKSLNQLTGKRVHINIVEIKKADLDAKLVAENIARQLENRVSFRRAQKQAIQRTMRAGAKGIKTMVSGRLGGADIARSEHYSEGTVPLHTLRADIDYAHVEADTTYGKLGVKVWIYRGEVLPTKKKTEEGGK
- the rplP gene encoding 50S ribosomal protein L16; amino-acid sequence: MLLPKRVKYRREHRGKMRGRTKGGAEVSFGEYGLQAVEASWITNRQIEAARIAMTRYMKRGGKVWIKVFPHKPYTAKPLEVRMGSGKGAPEGWVAVVKPGKILFEIAGVDEETAREALRLAAHKLPIKCKFVKREEIGGESNEG
- the rpmC gene encoding 50S ribosomal protein L29; this encodes MKANEIRELTTAEIEQNVKSLKEELFNLRFQLATGQLENTARIREVRKAIARMKTVIRQREIGVNN
- the rpsQ gene encoding 30S ribosomal protein S17, whose amino-acid sequence is MSERNQRKVYTGRVVSDKMDKTITVLVETHKKHSLYGKRVKYSKKYKTHDELNEAKIGDIVRIMETRPLSATKRFRLVEVVEKAVII
- the rplN gene encoding 50S ribosomal protein L14 gives rise to the protein MIQQESRLKVADNSGAREVLTIKVLGGSGRKTANIGDVIVCTVKQATPGGVVKKGDVVKAVVVRTKRGVRRNDGSYIRFDENACVIIRDDKGPRGTRIFGPVARELRDSNFMKIISLAPEVI
- the rplX gene encoding 50S ribosomal protein L24, producing MHVKKGDKVMVITGKDKGKTGIVLAAYPKKDRVIVEGVNIVKKHSKPSQINPQGGIISQEAPVHVSNVMPLDPKSNEPTRVGYKDVDGKKVRVAKKSGELLDK
- the rplE gene encoding 50S ribosomal protein L5; translation: MNRLKEKFNKEISPALMQKFNYKSVMQVPTIEKIVVNMGVGDAVQNAKALDNAVEELALITGQKPVITRAKKSIAGFRLREGMPIGAKVTLRGERMYQFLDKLISVSLPRVRDFRGVSKKAFDGRGNYTLGVREQLIFPEIDYDKVTKVRGMDIVIVTTANTDEESRELLAQFGMPFKK
- a CDS encoding type Z 30S ribosomal protein S14, coding for MAKKSMVAKQKRTQKYQVREYTRCERCGRPHSVYRKFKLCRICFRELAYKGQIPGVKKASW